The DNA segment TTTCTTCAGAAAAATCTCGATCAACTCTCAAATATATTCTGAACTATTCTCTCTGTGTTGATCTCGTTTCGTTGCTCTACCTCTCGTTTTGTAGGATAGTCTTTTTAAATAGATCTTTTTAGAAATCCtaccaaaaaattcaaacacaaaagttgttaggataaaatatttgatcaacAGACTTGATAAGATATAACTCATCTCTTTAAACAAGAGATAAGTTATTCAACTAAAATATACACGATAAGATTAATTTAAACTCATGAGATCAATATAAGCAcatatcaaagaaaaacaaaattctaaaattctCAATTAGAGAATAACGTGATATACAcgttctttcaaaaaaaaaatatatatatatatatatatatataaatcaagtCACTAACTTAATATAATGAATAtgtaaattataatatataattcaatATCATATGAATCTTAAAATAAGTCTAATccaatttaaaattcaatcaaatcaaCATAACCATGTAAGAGTTCAAATGAATCAAGCCAAAGCGTGAGCTTTCAAGCCggtttaaaaaatatatgattCATATTTGAACTATCAAATTTGAGTCGAACTCGaaaatttttgaacttttttcTAGCCGAATTCGAGTCTATATTATTTTGCTCGATTCGATTCGTTCGTaaactttaatattttataaaaataatatatttaattattaaataaatatatttcaataataattttcaaatatattagAATATTTATAGTTGAACTCGAACCAAATTTAATCCAACATATTAACAATTTCGAACTTCAAATAGAAGTCGAGCTATATTAACAAATTTGtactttaaaattttcttaataTTAGGCTAGATTTAGTTATATTACCTTGTCATTTGTAATATTAAAATgagcaatgctacatgtacaatgTAATTTATACAACAATTTTTACATTACataaaattcaatacaaaaatttaatttatcaaatttaatGATACACTGGATACAAAATGTcacaaaataatatcaaaatttcacgagataataacaaaatatctcataataattattatatcacGTGATAATTAGCAAAATCTAACTAGATAATTGCAAAATATCTATAGCATTATTTGTTAAAATTGGCACCGGAAAAGAATGGGATTTCCTCAAAAGTGGTTAATCAAAGCTTGGAGACTGCAGCCTTTGCCACTGTACAGTCATGCTTTAGTCATGAGTGCACAGCATTTTCTAAACCCAAGAAAGTGAAGACAAAGGACATCAAATTACACTGAGCCATATGTCCGTTTGCAGAATCCCAATTCAATGAATTCATATcgatatatacatacatatatattttcttttttaattcctaattaacATTTACATCAAATCATTTCCTTTCCTCCGAGTCCAGACACATGCCTCCATACAAAGCAAAGGAAAAGGTGTATGTATATGTAAAGTTGTATACGTACATTATACATACACATGTGGTGCTTCTTTTTTCACTCAGCATACTTTGAATACTGACGCTGTACCAAACAAAAGCAAAGCCTGAAAGAGGTGCAAATTGGTGAGAGAAGGTCGTTTGATGACGGGACTGTGTGAAAAATATGGGGTGAAATGTGTGATTTAGTTGTCTCAAGTGCTTTTCATAACAGCAGCAACCAAGATTTTGTAAGTGGGTTTTTGTGATTTGTAAGTTCTTGTCTTTGTTTTCCCCAGAGGCATGATTTTTTCTTGCCAAGACTCGATCTTTTCGATGTTTTCTGGAAAGCCCATCTCCCATTTGCAAGAAATTTGTCATGTTTCGCTGATCTGATACAGGACTTTTATGTTTTTGAGAATGTGGGCTCGTGTAATATTTCCGTTCAGTGTGTTGTTAATTTGAATGGACTGTGCTGAAGATTCATTTTTGTAGTTTAGGTGATGCTCATTGGCATGAAAAGCTAGATTCTTTGTTAAATCATGTTTCACTTTATATTTGTGCGTTTTTACCTGATCTCTGCAATTTCTATCCACCGGAGAATAGTTTATCTTTTTTCTATGAACAAATTACCAAGAGTTAGTGAAAAAGCTTATACATCATGTGAATATTTCTTCACCTCATTTAGTTACCATTTTTCTTGCAAGTTTTTTGTGATGGCTGGTGGTTTCATATGTACTTTGTTGACTGATTTTGTGTGGTAAATGCAGAGATAATGTTTGATCTTGTCATTATCTTATCTctttatatttgttatttgttTACAATTCAATCTCTACTTTTGAATAAATTTACCCTAAGTTCAAGATATTTCTTTTTTCTCTGAGTAGTTTCGAGAGTGTACAATGTAAATCATTCTTGGATCTACTGACTAGCTCTTTTTCTTCTCTCTAAAATATTTACCTGCTCTCATGAGATATCTTACTGAAGTTGTTTGCAGATAATTGCTTCACTTATTCTTAGTACCTTGATTTCTGTTACTTCTCATCCTAAGAAAGTGTGATCATgtgatttttttgtttgttaGGAAGTATGAAATGAAAATTTGATGCATTTGGTTGCATTGTGTTCTTTTCTTCCAGGTGCAAGTTAGTTTTTACTGTACGGTGGAGTGATTTCGATACTGTCCAGAATTTGCAGGCTTTTAGAGATCAAAAGAAGTTCAATTTTCATCTTTTGTTAGAGTTATGGAGACTTTATCACATTCCGAATCCAGGCGCTTATATTCTTGGTGGTGGGACAGCCATATAAGCCCCAAAAACTCAAGATGGCTTCAAGAAAATCTGAAAGGTGGGTAATTCTCTACATGATATTTTCTCCATTCAACTTTCTACCAGACACTTTCTTGATCTTTTGCGatgttgaaagattttttttattcagaAATCTGGATTGCCAGAGTTATACTCAACTTCATTTTGTAGGTTTAACATTGATAGACGAGACCACATTCACATTTTGCTTCCTATTAACTAAAACTGAACATTCAAGCTCTTGATTTCAGGGCTTTCCCTTCGCGCATTGGAAaagttttatttataaaatctcTCGATTTAGTTCTAGAAAGCagctgcatatatatatatatatacacagaTTCGAtcccctgcaccctagggtgcaggaaACTGTGTGCGGACCACTAAAACcaggtagtgggttttagtggtttttgttttttttttttaccgggttttagtggtcgcacacagttttCCTGCACCCTAGGTGCAGgggatcaaaattatatatatatatatatttacgtcTTGTCACTGCTTTTGATGCTTGTCTCTTTTATGCAATTCTGAACATTTTCATCCATAGCTTCGGGTTATGTCGGTTACTAATCTAAAAATGCTGTGCTTCAACAGACATGGATGCCAAAGTCAAATCCATGATCAAGCTCATTGAAGAAGACGCGGATTCATTTGCGAGAAGGGCTGAAATGTACTACAAGAAACGGCCGGAGTTGATGAAATTAGTGGAGGAGTTTTACCGAGCCTACCGTGCGTTAGCTGAAAGATATAATCACGCAACAGGGGAACTTCGCCATGCTCATCGTACAATTGCAAAGGCATTTCCTGATCAAGTGCCACTCGAACTTTTCGACGATTCACCTATGAAATCTTCCGCACATGAAAGAGATCCTCACACAACTGAAACGCAACGTCCCCCGAATTCATTTCCTGAAATTGGTGACTCACTCGAGGATGTATTGAGACTTCATATGGAAAACTCAGAGGTGGAAGGGGAAAAAAAGGGTTTAAAACAGATATATGAAATGCTTGGTCATAATGAAGCATTGTCCCAGAGTTCAAAATCTGACAAAGTCCTTGAAATGTCGAATGGAAATTTGGATCTTAAAGATAAAGTCTTTCATGCGACTGAAAGAGCTGGAAAAGCGGAGAGTGAAGTTCAGGACTTGAAGAAAGCACTTGCTGATATTCAAGCCGAAAAAGAAGATGTCCTCCTCCAGTATCAACGGTGTCTCGGAAAGCTATCGAATTTGGAGGGAGAGCTTGAAAATGCGCAAAAGGATTCGATGAGGCTTGACGAGAAATCCACTAGAGCTGAACTTGAAGTCCAGACATTGAAGGAAGCACTTATACAGTTAGAGGTGGAAAAAAATGCTGGTTTGATCAAACATAAGATGTATTTGGAGAATATGTCTAACCTAGAGTCAAAGTATTCACGATTCCAAGAAGATATGAAGGGATGTGACCAACGAGCAATTCAAGCAGAAAATGAAGCTCAAACTCTGAAAAATGAAATCTCAAAGTTGGAGCTTGAAATGGAAGGAGTTTGTGGTCGGTACAATCAGTgtcttaaaaaaatatcagatttgGAGAGCATAATTTCTGCGACCGAAGATGAAGCAAGACTGCTCAAGGTACAAGCAGAAACAGCTGAAAATGAAGCCTCTGAGCTAAAGAAGGCTTTGGCTGATCTAAACAAGGAGAAGGAAGAATCGACTCTTCGGTATAAGTGCTGCTTGGAGATGATAGCCAAACTCGAGAAAGATATATCTAGGGCCAAAGAAGATGTTAAACGCCTTAATACTGAAGTCTTGATTGGAACTGAAAAACTCAAAACTGCTGAAGAGAAGTCTAATCTGTTGCAGATGTCGAACCAGTCACTGCAAGCCGAGGCAGAGAATCTAATGAGGAAGATATCAATAAAAGATCAAGAGCTTACTGCGAAGCAAGAGGAGTTGGAGAAACTTCAGATGAATTTGCAAGGTGAGAATTCCAGACATGCACAAATGGAATCCATTCTCGAGAATCTGCAGCATTTGCATGCTCAATCTCAAGATGATCAGAGAAAGCTTGCAATGGAGCTAgaaaacaggctgctgaagatAAAGGATCTCGAATCATGCAAAGTTGGCTTGGAAGAGGATATTCTGAAGGCCGGGGATGAAAATCGTTGTTTGAGTGAAATAAACCTGTCTTCAAATGTTTCTATGGAGAACATGCAAAACGAGATTGTTAGCTTAAGGGAGATGAAGGAGAGTCTCGAACACGAAGTTTCACATCAAATGAGGCTGAGTGATTCTTTTCAGGAGGAAATTCTACGTTTGAAAGACGAGACCGAAGGCTTGAGCAGGAACTACCAGGTATTAGTTAAACAAGTGGAAGAAACAGGCCTGAACCCGAAAAGTATGACGGCATCGGTCAAGAACTTAAGGGACGAGAACTTGAGGCTAAGACAAATATCTGGTGAGGACAGGAGTCGAAAAGAAATTCTGTCAAGAAAACTGGATAACATGGAAGAACTTTTGAAGAAAAAAGCATTTGTAGAAAGCTCGCTGTCGGATTTGAATGCCAAGCTGGAGGGCTCTCGTTTAATGGTGACGGAATTGCAAGAATCTTGCCAATTTCTCCGTGGCGAGAAAGCCACACTTGTTGCTGAGAAAGCTTCTTTATTGTCTCAGTTGCAGGTTATAACTGGGAACATGCATGGTTTGATGGAAAAAAATTCTGTTCTTGAGAATTCTCTCTCAGCTACAAAAGTTGAACTTGAAGGTCTGAAGGAAAAATCTAAAGGTCTTGAAGAAATCTGTGAATTGCTGAAGAATGAAAGGTCTAATCTTTTTATGGAAAGGAGCACCCTGGTTTTGAAGTTGGAAAATGTTGAGAGAATACTGAAAAGCCTCGAGAAAAGATTTATGGGGTTGGAAGTGAAATATGCTGATCTAGAGAAGGAGAAGGATGCCATGAATGGAGAAATGAAAGAACTGAAGGTTTCGTTGAGTGTCGAGAAGCAAGAACGAACAATCTCTGAATTCCAGAGTGAGACAAGGTTGGCTAGACTCGAAAACCATATTCATCTCCTGCAAGAAGAAAATGAATGGAAGAAGAAGGAATTTGAAGAGGAACTTGATAAAGCTCTGAAAGCTCAGTTTGAGATATTCATATTGCAGAAGTTCGTAAAAGATATGGAAGAGAAAAATAACACTCTGATTCTCGAGTGTCAAAAGCATGTCGAGGCATCAAAATTGGCGGAGAAGCTTATTTCTGAGCTGGAGAGTGAAAGTCTTGAGCAGCAAGTGGAAACTGAACTACTGTTGGAAGAAATCGAAAGTCTGAGATTGGGTATGTATCAAGTGTTCAAGGCTATTGAAACTGTTCTTGGGCCCTCTTCCAATAACAAGGTTGAAAACGAGCAAATATTTGTGCACCATGTTCTAGAAAACATTGAGGATATGAAACATTCCATTGCTAAACATGAGGATGACAAGCAGAAACTTTTGGTTGAGAACTCGGTTCTGGTTGTCCTTCTGAAGCAGTTGGAATCCATGGGGACACAAATCGATTCGAAGAAAACGAGCATGGAGCATGAGTTCAAAGTCATGGCTGAGAAGCTTGTTGTGGTTACGAAAGAAAACGACGATCTCCAAGATGCTAACAAGCTATTGAAACTAAATATGAATGAGGGTAACCAACATGTGGCCATGCTCGAGGCTGAATTGGGGAGTCTCTGTGCCAAACAGGGTGATTTGCATAAACTTTACAATATTTTACAAGAGCTGTACTCTCAAATGAAtcatgaaaacaaatatttgctGAAGAAAGTTGCTGATCTTCAGGAAGAGAAAAGTAAGTTGGATCAGCATAATGATACCGTACTTGTTGAATTCTTAGCCACTGCTAGTCAATGTGATGTGTTAAGGAGCTTTGGGAATCATAAAATTAAAGAAGTGAAGTTACTTATTGAAGATCTGAACAGACAACACGAAGTCAATGCTACCCTTGAAAATGA comes from the Henckelia pumila isolate YLH828 chromosome 1, ASM3356847v2, whole genome shotgun sequence genome and includes:
- the LOC140876910 gene encoding protein NETWORKED 1A-like; this encodes METLSHSESRRLYSWWWDSHISPKNSRWLQENLKDMDAKVKSMIKLIEEDADSFARRAEMYYKKRPELMKLVEEFYRAYRALAERYNHATGELRHAHRTIAKAFPDQVPLELFDDSPMKSSAHERDPHTTETQRPPNSFPEIGDSLEDVLRLHMENSEVEGEKKGLKQIYEMLGHNEALSQSSKSDKVLEMSNGNLDLKDKVFHATERAGKAESEVQDLKKALADIQAEKEDVLLQYQRCLGKLSNLEGELENAQKDSMRLDEKSTRAELEVQTLKEALIQLEVEKNAGLIKHKMYLENMSNLESKYSRFQEDMKGCDQRAIQAENEAQTLKNEISKLELEMEGVCGRYNQCLKKISDLESIISATEDEARLLKVQAETAENEASELKKALADLNKEKEESTLRYKCCLEMIAKLEKDISRAKEDVKRLNTEVLIGTEKLKTAEEKSNLLQMSNQSLQAEAENLMRKISIKDQELTAKQEELEKLQMNLQGENSRHAQMESILENLQHLHAQSQDDQRKLAMELENRLLKIKDLESCKVGLEEDILKAGDENRCLSEINLSSNVSMENMQNEIVSLREMKESLEHEVSHQMRLSDSFQEEILRLKDETEGLSRNYQVLVKQVEETGLNPKSMTASVKNLRDENLRLRQISGEDRSRKEILSRKLDNMEELLKKKAFVESSLSDLNAKLEGSRLMVTELQESCQFLRGEKATLVAEKASLLSQLQVITGNMHGLMEKNSVLENSLSATKVELEGLKEKSKGLEEICELLKNERSNLFMERSTLVLKLENVERILKSLEKRFMGLEVKYADLEKEKDAMNGEMKELKVSLSVEKQERTISEFQSETRLARLENHIHLLQEENEWKKKEFEEELDKALKAQFEIFILQKFVKDMEEKNNTLILECQKHVEASKLAEKLISELESESLEQQVETELLLEEIESLRLGMYQVFKAIETVLGPSSNNKVENEQIFVHHVLENIEDMKHSIAKHEDDKQKLLVENSVLVVLLKQLESMGTQIDSKKTSMEHEFKVMAEKLVVVTKENDDLQDANKLLKLNMNEGNQHVAMLEAELGSLCAKQGDLHKLYNILQELYSQMNHENKYLLKKVADLQEEKSKLDQHNDTVLVEFLATASQCDVLRSFGNHKIKEVKLLIEDLNRQHEVNATLENEKSMLREELELLKVEKLLLKDSGRRLEMAMQGLNEYNALMKQELLRGKESLIRTEEKLLDTQMEFEASKNLNSSLSKMVDELQSDVQKSQEIQENLERTVLQISEQNSFQKKEIECLYMVNENLESELLVLHDKSNDFELWEAEAATCFVDLQVSSINEIFLKNKVHELNGTCQNLENECASKTLEIERMKGNISLMESQIGVLKSQLFAFAPAVDLLRDDITFLENKALLQTKGESAYGQKPECLETTAHSGISMSGEFPETQYSPVPEGILCLQNLQMRIKAVGKLMEQTNKPISRRRSSSNTNLEPAMGEIEESKPRHSLGRDRHEHTRKKGLAGNELSDTPKLQKIRTKTSDVRNGMLMKDIPLDQVKRGNVGTSDQMLELWETAEDRNRSQTIGESLRLSFKMTEKDIVYDQVDDVNRKSQPPSTDSDLEKELGVDMLEVSTKMSELSREANSRRILERLSSDAQKLECLHTTVQSLIRKLETSQMSGNVKNVEFETVHDQLIEAEETVVHLVDLNGKLVKNIQETRSPSGRTSPQLKEAARLRRKKVTEQARKGSESIGRLQLELQKIQYILLKWDEEKKNKGRNKFFHNKTIILRDFIYNGKKNSGKRKKNPFCGCLRPPTGRIQRSP